A genomic window from Lycium barbarum isolate Lr01 chromosome 4, ASM1917538v2, whole genome shotgun sequence includes:
- the LOC132637534 gene encoding uncharacterized protein LOC132637534, producing MGNPGIGSNGFCIRDEIGDLVYAQAEEIGHVTNNEAEICAIVQAVRCCNSKNLNNIIIQTGSQLIQKILEEEWKPPWNIAVWVDEIRELVGHIQISYTHILREGNKLADALANHVTDNGRVDNIINPTAGPDDYHQSSRIEEKISQD from the exons ATGGGAAATCCTGGAATAGGTTCTAATGGTTTTTGTATAAGGGATGAGATAGGTGACTTAGTGTATGCACAAGCAGAAGAGATTGGACATGTGACAAACAATGAAGCTGAGATTTGTGCAATAGTACAAGCTGTGAGATGCTGCAATAGTAAAAATCTTAATAACATTATTATTCAAACAGGCTCACAGCTTATTCAGAAGATTTTGGAAGAAGAATGGAAACCCCCATGGAATATAGCAGTGTGGGTGGATGAAATCAGGGAATTAGTTGGACACATACAAATATCATATACTCACATTCTTAGAGAAGGTAATAAATTAGCGGATGCACTAGCCAATCATGTAACTGATAATGGTAGG GTCGACAACATCATAAATCCAACAGCAGGACCTGACGACTATCACCAGAGCTCAAGAATCGAGGAAAAAATTTCTCAAGATTAA